In the genome of Jaculus jaculus isolate mJacJac1 chromosome 11, mJacJac1.mat.Y.cur, whole genome shotgun sequence, the window GTCGTCACCTCAGGGCATGAGTGAGGACGACTATGAGTGGTCTGAGGAGATCCGGAAGGTGCAGGAGCAGCAGCTGCGCGGCGAGCTCGTGGACCAGTACCACGCCCTGCTGCTGGAACGGAACCGATACCAGCGCTACAACGTGTACCTGCAGCACAAGATCAGCGAAGCGCTGCGCAAGAAGGGCCTGGAAGCAGGTGAGGTGCAGGACAAGAACGCGGAGCCCGAAGCCCCTGAAAAAGAGCAAGCATACTTGGGCTATCTGGCCATGTTGGAGGAGCTGAAGAAGCAAGAGGCGGACGACTTGGAGTGGTACCACCGGGAGGTGAGCGAGCTGAAGCAGCAGTGCCAGGAGAAGCAGGCCAGGGTGGAGAAGGAGTGGCGCCGTTTCCAGGCCCTTAAGAAACAGGTGGTGATGCAGGTCATGGGCAGCTGCCGCATGCGTGGTGGGCGCCAGGCTGCTCTGCGAGAGGTGGAGCAGATCCAGGCGCTGgaggataaaaaggagaaagagatgagCGCTTTGCGGCTAGAGAACGTGCAGCTGAAGCAGAGCTTAGTGCATTTTGAAACCAGGATGAAGGCCCAGGAGGACTTGGCTGAAGGTCTGCTCCTCATCGACTTTGAACAGCTCAAGATTGAGAACCAGACCTTCAACGAGAAAGTAGAGGAGCGAAATGAGGAGCTTCTAAAACTACGCAGCAAAGTGACCAGCAATGTGCAAATAATAACCCACGTGAAGGAGAAGCTGCACTTCATGGACATGGAGAATGCATGCAAAAAGACCCAGGTATTGGAAATCGAAGCTCAGGTGGCCCTAGGAAGGGACATACTTACAAAAACTAAGCAGGCTCGAGACAGCCTGCGGCTTGACAACATCAAGCTGAATCAGAAATGCGGGCTTCTGGGAAAAGAATCGCTGCTCCGAGACTTGGAAGAAAAGGTGGAGAAGACAAAACTGCTCAACTGTCGTCTGGAGTCACTGAAGCGCCATCACGCGGGActtactttgtcctgcaaaggGATGAAGCAGAAGATCAGAGAGGCCAAAGCCTTCCTCCCCTCCAGACACTCTACTCCAGAGGACAAAACCTCACAGACTCAGCAAACTTTGCCCTCCACTTTTCTCCCTGTTTTTTGCAGTTCTTTGAAAGGCCTGTGATTTTGGGGATAGAACTTTGATTTTCATGTTTTCAGCTTCCAAATGAGTGCTAAGCCCCaaattggcttagcagttctacatggaataaagtaaaatagatctaaagaaacaaaagcaggTGACTAAATGTAATTGACTTCTCAAAGTGATTTTGCAGCTGAGCAATCCTGTAATCTTAAGAAAGGGGTGTTCGGAAATATTCATCTTTCTGTACTTGGAAGGATGGCTCAAGGGTTCAGTGAATGGGCCAGGATGCAGAAAAATTCTTGTGTactcttctgatttttttccatACTCTCAGGAATTATTAAAACAGTGCAGTCTTGAATCCCTGTCCCAATTATAagctaattttcttaattttgatttttttgtctgTATGTAACTAGtattagctgtttttttttaaatatatgattcttctgggtgtggtggcgcacacctttcatcccagcacttgggaggactgccacgagttcgaggccattctatgactccatagtgaattccaggtcatcctgagctagagcgagagcctaccttgaaaaaccaaagatatatatatttctagGAGTTGGGGATTAGCTATTAGagctgggttcggtcctcagcatcaaaataatagtaaaactttaaaatgtcCAAGCAGTGGGAAGACCAACAGGAAAAGGAGCCTGCATTTCCTCAGCTTTTTTTCAGTGGAGGGAACTACATTCATTAATCATGTTTGCTTCTATCTGTCTTGGGTTTTTCATTAAACATTAGCATTTTCTTAGATCCTATGCAAGAACACAGTGATCTGTACCAAAAAAATGGGCAATTGTACAGATTAGTGAAGTTGTACAGATTTGTGGCAGTTGTGCTTTTGGTGCTAGCTAACTTTAGAGAATGGTAAAATCCTACTAGGTACAGATAGCAGGGCTGGCTGTGAGCCTTACCCCTGCTGTCTTTAGATGAcatgaatttgttttttaaagtattattccCTTTGAAATCAGTGAAAGCCAAAAATCCTTGTATGTCTTCCATGGCTTGAAtacactttatttgagagagagaatgagaattggagcaccaggtcctctagccactgcaaatgaactccagatgcatatgctaccatgtgcatctggtttatgtgggtactggggaatagaacctgggtccttaggcttcacaggaaagtaccttaaccactaagccatctctccagcccttgaatactttttttttttatgtacacTAAACAAATGTAaacatgaggcaagtgcaaaaaGCTGACGTGTACTTTCATCTCCTTGGTCACTATAACCTTGGTCTTCCCTGACCTCTGCCTGCCCATCAAGGCCAACATAAGGCAGCACATCACTGGACTGGAAGTGCTCTTGTGGCTCTGAGAGCAGTGTAGCAGGGTTCCCAAAGGGTTCTGTAGCTGGGAAAGCTCCCCAGTGAAACCATCAGTGCTTCTGTGTATTTTAGCAAGGGGCTTTCATTATGATGGTGTCCTCTAGTGTTTTGGTCCACTGGGGAGAAAAGGTGTTTTCAGCAGATTTTGACCCATCAGTGATTACTCAATTCAAAAGCTTCTCAAGCCTTGAATATGGTGACTAGGTGCAGCCTttaccttctggttgctgggaGAGAATACCCAGAATTTGATGAGGTGGGTAGTGCATTAAGTTGCAAAGCAAATATGTCCTAAGTACCAATTGTGTAGTCCCCAGTGATCCCTCAATCATTGTACCTCATGCGGGAGGTGTTACACTTAATTACAAGCTCATCTGTTCTCCATTGCCTCCTCATGTGGAAGGGTGCTGACCTAGAAAGAGCAGCTTTCAGATTAAGACAATTTAAAAGGAAGAGTTCCACTGACTCCATCCCCATGGTCATGCCTTTTGCAGTACCAGGAAAGCTGTGTCTAGCTCCCCCCCACAAATGCTTGTCCCCAGCTCAATGACCCTCTTCTGAATTCTTGCACCCCACTCTGCAGATACAAAAGCTCTTCAAGGAGACACTGGGGCTCATCACCTCCTTAAAGGCCTGAGCACAGTGCCTGCATGGGATAAACTCAATAAATTTGTAGGGCAGGAAATATTACTTTAATGCCAATCTCTTTTCTGAAAATACTAGAATACCTAGTATGTCCACAGCACTTGCTGCCCCTGTCATGTTTATACAATGACAGCATCTACTAATGTCCCAGGGCCCCTTCCACCACCTCTCCTATATTTCTTGCACATAGACACACTTTGAGGAATAAGGAATCCATGACTCACCCCAGGCTTGTGCTTAAAGAATCAAAACTGAAGTAAGGACCTCACAGTAAATGTAACCTCTCTAGAGGGTGTCTAATAGTTAGCACTCATGCTCAGGGGGCTGTCACAAGGCTGGAGCATGCACTCCAGCTCTGCCACCAACCACCTGAAGGTGAAGAGCCTTTGGCTGGGTGGCTGGCATAGAGTACCCACCATTGTCTGCTGTAATGATGGGAGTGCAGACATGGGGTGGTTTAGGTGGCTGGCTTAGGAGGTCTGGCTGGGCTGGGATTCCCTTGCAACTTGGAGACTGCTGAACTCTTGAATCTCCTAACTGAAGTAACTGGTTTGTTTCACAAACCCAGCAAGTACATTTTAAAGCAATTTAATGgtcaaagtaaatttttttttgctacacTTCAAGAATCTGAACTTTAAAGCAAAAAATACCATGAACATGAGTAACAATTCTACAtgactttattttaataaaaccaTGTATTTACAATTCAAAAGGTTCTACTTTGATACACGttactaaataaaataagggttaaCTGTACACGCAATTAAAACATGATATGTAGCAAGTGTTACTTTTTTGGGCAAACTATTTAAAATAGTCAAAATCTGAGCAATTAAGAAGTACCTTAGAAGTAAGCACTGCTCCCAGGATGCCGGGAGGTGCACTCTGCCAGCCCTCTACAGTGAGCTGCCCAGCACCCTGAAGTTGAGGACTGGCAATCAATGGCAGGTGAGGTGGGAAGGGCAGACTTCTGCAGAGCAGCTTTCAGGGTCTGTTTTCAAGTTACCTAAATGATAAGGACAACCAGAAGCCCATACAGCAAGAGCCAGCCAGCAGCCCTCAGTGCAGCAGATAGGAATGTGAGCACTAAGGCTCCTAAAAACACACCAGGCTTGTCTCTTCTCAAGAAGAAAAGCAGTCAATGCTCAGAGCTGCTGTGGAGTCTTGTTTGAGAACTTCATGCATGCCCAGGTTGACAACAAACAAGAAATGGAAGAGCTGAGGTGTGAATACACAGGAACTCTACAGTGGCATCAAATAAGCTGCCCAAACCCTGATGCATCATTCTGCATACTAAAGGAGTATCTTTATGTGCAGTAAGAAAATATATACATCTTTAAAGAACAGAAAACTCACATCATGGAACAGAGCTAAGTACATCTGTGAGGAAGGACAGTACACAGGGCTAGGCAGTCCACTTCCTACAGCCTAGTGGGCCTGAGTTACACTCAACATCTTGATGTTAGGAATGGCTAGGTCTGGAGGCTGTTGGACTGCCAGTGAAGACAGTACTTCCTCCAAGAAGTCAGACTTTCAAAGTTGAGGCACAGGGCCATGTCCAGGATGTTTGGAGGCCTCCCTGGAGAAGCCATGTGAGAGTATGAATGGGACTCCAGGAAAAAGAACAAGTAGTGGAGGGGGATGGCGGGCATGAGGATGACAACCTGCAGCTGTGCTGACATACTGCCAACAGGCACAGCAGATTTGTCATGCTCCCACGAGGCTTGTCCTCTAGCCTGCCCAAGTCCCTCTGATGCATGTTGCAAGGTCACAGTCAAGGGCTCCCCAGTGAGAGGAACAAGATCAAACTACAGGGGTGCTTTCTGGAGGTGGGAGGCATGAATGAGGGTGGCTGTGGAGTACAAACCACGTGGGATTTGCTGAACAGCTGACTGTGTCTCAGTTTTGGCCTTCCCTTCTACATCCCCAAGAACCAGCATACTAGTAGGCCATGTAGAAACCTGTTTCTACAGTCACTGTTCTATGCAAAAACTTCTTATTTCTGTGAATTTGGATAATCAAACTTCTTATAGTAAGTTCTCATCAAGGAAAATCTAGAACAAAAAACCAATTACCTTGGGGAAATCAGTTAAAATGGTACAGATAGTGTGCATTCTGGTAGGACTGTCTGGGCTGCTGCTTATTCCCCAGGCCTTCCAGCAGTTggtgaaacacattttttaataCCAGATGCATGAGAAACCATTGACACTTAGGATGTCCTGCTAAAGCAGGAGAATGACCTTCTACGCTGCCGTGTTTTCAGAAGCTGCACCTGCCTCCATACATACAGGTAAGAAAGGGGACTGCTTCCAGCAGCTTTTGGACCTGTCTCTAGTCCACAGGTCTTCTTGGCAAGTAGCTCTCTTGCTCCAACCATTGGGGCTTGATAGACGCTAGGAGTGGAGTCAGGGACAGGTTCACACTGAAACCTCATAAGCATTTTCAGCCTTCCTGAAGGAATTATCAAGGCAACATGGTCAAATGCCAACACAAATGTCAGGCGGATTTGCAGGAGCCCATGAACACTCACCAGCAACTACCTTAGAAGGGCCCATCTTCCTTATGCTGTCTTTGGTAGTAGGTTTAAAATGTTGCCCTTCAGGTCTGGAAAGGTAATCTCAGTGACTAAATGAGTAATTCCTCTCTTTTCCAAAATCTGAGCCAATAACATCTCTGAGGGTTCCTAAAGACCACTCCTTGTATGTATTGGCTAAGAAGAAATGTAATGTACTTTCCTGTAGTTGGCATAGTATCATTGCAATTTAATTAACTGCTGCTGAaataaaggagagggagaggacagcCACTGACCTATCTTAACCCATAAAGAAAACGCAGTGGCTGGCCACAGCCAAGGCCAGCACATCAGGCCACTAAACTGCTTAAGGCTAAGCCTAGGTTTAATTcttttttagtatatgtgctgccaaagcgagcacaTAGGTTTAATTCTTTAAAGCTCCTTTGTTTAAGGCCAACTCCAGCATCAGGAATCCAATGAGAAAGAGCCCCTGTTCTTCCCAAGTGTCAGTCTGAAAGCACACAGGTGTCACTCAGAGATCCGCTTCAGTGGCAAGTGAAAATTACACCTGCAGCCTCAATGTCTGAGGGATGGACTTCCTTTCTCCATTTCTCGGTTGTCTTTCTGCAGTGCGGCCAGCACCTACAATTATAAGAGACAACTATGTTAACCTGCATTGTACATTGAGCCAGAGACACAGGAACAGTGCAGAAAAACGGTAGCCACCTCATAACCAGTCTCTTTTTCCCATGTCCCAATCTCTTGCCTCTTTTCTGGGATGCCTACTAGCCCTGCATCAAGGTGGTCTTTCTAACATATAAATACACCATGCTATCTATGAGCCAAGCTCCAACATTCACTTTCCCTAGCCACAACACCTACACTGGAACAGAGCTGTGGAAGTTGTCTCTTCTTCCACAGCCTGGTGTCAGCCCCTGCACACAagccactgtagctcaggcttcctccccatcctttctGTGCCTTTCATACCACTACTTCTACAGACTGTACCCTTCACCAAGAAGCCCACACCCTTTCAGGGCCAGACAGATGTTAGCTCTTTCCAGATACCTCTCCGAACTTCACCAAAGTGCATGTTTCCTCCTCTGTTCCCATGGCTCTTGAttaatgtctttattttaaagaacattCCACTTCCACTGTGACTACCTAACAATGGTTGTGATAGTGAAAGGCTCTATTCCTGAACACCTACTACATACATGCTGAGCAGAGGGCTCTATGAAGCAGAGCCTGCCACTCTCTTCAGTCTCCAACATGTCAGTCTAACACAGCAGTCTGCAGAAGGTCAGCATACCCTGAACAGCAGCTAAATGCCACTAAGTACACATGCTAGCCTGTCTGATCTCAAAAACCACAGGTAAGTCTATGCACAGCATAAGGCTTACCTATCTAGGATGGTTACCATGCCACTCTGTCTCACTAATGATGGAAGCAGGAACCTGTTCTGTAGGTCCTAAGTAAGTTTCACAAAAGGAGTAACAGCAGACAAAAGTGTATCTCTCCATCTCCAGGAAAATGGGAATgcctactgtggtagtttgaacatatgTCCCCATAGATCCAGTGATTTTGATTAAGAAttgagcttgtaacttgggtcttcaAGCAGCCCaactggaggaggtatcactgctgggggcagatcttggatTACATCCCTAAGGTGTTTTGTGGAGGAGAGAGGTGAAATCTTGAGTCTAGCCTTAAAGTATGTGGAAAACAGTTTCAGCTCTGAATATTTCATGTTTGATGGTGTCTGCATGGATCAAcagaagtgagccagtttcttcacCATTGTTGGGTGTTCTCCTGGAATTTCTAAGACTAAAATAAACCCCTTATTCCCAAAAGGTGcctttggttggatgtttgtccagcaatataaagctgactacaacaccaacCAAGCATGAACAtttacttgtttctttcttttctttctttctttcttttttttttttttttaagtctgccACTGTTTTAAACTCAATCACAGAATCTAAGAGCAATGTGCACTGACCACATTGCCATGAGCTGAACTGCATAAACTCACTAAGGCTCCCCCATCAGGCTGGCTGCTATCACTAACATACTAATGAAAAGATGTCTTACCATTCAAATAAGTCATGGCCTACTTTTAACCAATAGTTTTTATGTAGTCTCTAAACATGAGAAGCAAATGGCAAAATTCAGGTTGAATTCATCTTcctgtacatgtatatgtatgtgtgtatgtgtgtatgtgtgcatgtgcagtggAGTGTTATGTGAACACTTCTCTCTCAGGAAGCAGCAGGGAAGGAAGGACCAACAGACTGACTGCCCAAGCTGATAGTCAAAGAAGGGACAGTCTTGTGTGTTAGGAAATGCCTGGCTTCCTATCTGGAGTCAAAATgtcactattgggctggagagatggctcagtgattaaggtgcttgcctgcaaagcctaagggctgggttcaattccctaggacccacataaagccagatgtacaaggtagcatgtgtctggagtttgtttgcactggccagagaccctggcattcccattctctctctcataaataaatacgtaaataagtaaaacaacagTAACAAGTCAAAAGATTTCAAAGTATACCTTCACATACAGTGACAGCTTTAAGGGCATGTGACTGATCCATGTAGTCCCTTACACAGCATCCAGGGGAGCCCTGCTTGGTTTCAGCTCTGTTGCTACCACCTTGAAATTCTCAGTAACTCTGGAGTCAGGGCCCCACATTACTACACTGTTCTTATTTATCAACTATAGAAGGCTCTCCTCTGCTCCTGGGTCCCTAATGACAGAGCTGTCAGTCCTGCTTACATGTGACCTGAGCTTCTTTTAAGTGTTTACTGAAAAATAATTCACACATAGCTTGCTTGTATATAGCATACAATGCAGTAATTTTTAGGATCTTGAGAGAGATGTGTGAATCTCCCCCAAAGCCAACTTTAGAGTGTATTTATCACCTCAAGAAATCTGTTGTCTAATCTCCCTACTTCTTTCACCCTCAGCCCCAGCAACCACCAGTCTCCTTTGTATCTCGACAGATGTCCCTGTGTATACCTGTGTATGTGTGGAAACAAACAGTAGGCTCTTGTGTGCTTAGCTATTTTCACTTTGCATGATGATTCATGGCCCATGCTGCAGCATGTGTCAGGACTACATTCTTCTTTGTGAATTGATCGTATTTTACAACTCAGAAACATAACTCATAAGATCCAGGGACAAAGCAGTGTCTCTTACAGCTAATAAAATCGGGGGAGAACATTTTTCATGGTGTGTGTGATCCTAGGCCACATGCTAGCAGCTGTGTTTCTTCCCAACAGACTCCCAGGAGGAACAGAATCTACCAGCCACACAGAGcatgagggaagggaagaggagggaaagacaaGACAAGCTTGGGGCAACAGAGAAGACCCATTTGAGAGGAAAGCTCTCTTTGGTTATTAATTGGCACTGAACTATACATGCTAAAAAGGTGAACTTGCCAGGCATAGGGGAACATGCTTATAATAACagtgcttaggaggctgaggtaggaggattgctatgagttcaattctagtctgggctagagtgaggcccaggtcaggctggcctagagtaagatcctgcctcaaaaataacaacaaacacaaaggtAAACTTTATGATGTGAACACATACCAAGGTATGTAAATTTAAGTAAAGCAGTTATAGAAACAAATAGGCTGTCAAAGAACTACAAACCTAACAGGTAGGAAGTATCTCGCTAACTAAACACATCGACAAGCACATCGACAAGTTTATAAACTTGGATGGCTTTAAGTCAATTTACAGAAAGGGCTGAGAAATCCTAGCAATGACACCACCACAGAAATGCACTTAGGGAGGTCCAATCTGCAGGAAATGCTGGAGGGCCTGTTTCCTTCGTAAACAAAAGGGCAAGAGAGGGATGTGAGGAAAAAGGTACAGGAGCATATGTTTTCAAAAAGAttcaaaaattgggctggagagatggcttagcggttaaagtgcatgcctgtgaagcctaag includes:
- the Ccdc96 gene encoding coiled-coil domain-containing protein 96, whose amino-acid sequence is MDSQPGHDGGTEGEGVAGEGLASQPSDNRASSDPQIPTEPAEPESGPGPEPEPEMAMDGGKVETSERGAAADEQAETLERPDVTAGDEELREQESSAESPEPEEPAKAGAEEPAEPEVPEDKAKTTKGKEIRFRSVLPLGTSAEGPRTKQEDEEEVESEGSEEEGADRSKEERRSSPQGMSEDDYEWSEEIRKVQEQQLRGELVDQYHALLLERNRYQRYNVYLQHKISEALRKKGLEAGEVQDKNAEPEAPEKEQAYLGYLAMLEELKKQEADDLEWYHREVSELKQQCQEKQARVEKEWRRFQALKKQVVMQVMGSCRMRGGRQAALREVEQIQALEDKKEKEMSALRLENVQLKQSLVHFETRMKAQEDLAEGLLLIDFEQLKIENQTFNEKVEERNEELLKLRSKVTSNVQIITHVKEKLHFMDMENACKKTQVLEIEAQVALGRDILTKTKQARDSLRLDNIKLNQKCGLLGKESLLRDLEEKVEKTKLLNCRLESLKRHHAGLTLSCKGMKQKIREAKAFLPSRHSTPEDKTSQTQQTLPSTFLPVFCSSLKGL